The following are encoded in a window of Manihot esculenta cultivar AM560-2 chromosome 8, M.esculenta_v8, whole genome shotgun sequence genomic DNA:
- the LOC110621349 gene encoding E3 ubiquitin-protein ligase PUB24 translates to MDDIDVPQYFICPISLQIMRDPVTAITGITYDRESIEHWLFTNKNTICPVTKQPLPEDSDLTPNHNLRRLIQAWCIENASNGVDRIPTPKPCLDKFHVLKLIKDLCLPQLQMKSIRELELLAAANERNRKHMAETGLPKALLMFILTCFKQGRRLDGLQEALSILWLIRIPCGESKAFLVGNDQIIDALAWLLGCNFHNNFTVKSHAASVLKMLFEEASSSVLERLKPEFFERVVGVIRDKITQQGINSALKVLLIACPWGRNRIMMVESGAVFELIELEWRSPEKKTTEMILGILFHLCSCADGRAQFLSHRGGIAVVAKRILNVSPAADDRAVLILALICKFSGTSVVLNEMLNVKAVSKLCMMLQADCAAYLKQKAGEILRSHSDEWMNSPCMDNASLLTR, encoded by the coding sequence ATGGACGACATTGATGTCCCTCAGTATTTTATCTGCCCAATATCTCTCCAAATCATGAGAGACCCTGTAACAGCCATCACTGGAATTACATATGATCGAGAGAGCATCGAGCATTGGCTATTCACAAACAAAAACACAATCTGTCCTGTTACCAAACAGCCTTTGCCTGAAGATTCTGATTTGACCCCTAATCACAATTTGCGTAGATTAATCCAGGCTTGGTGTATTGAGAATGCTTCCAATGGTGTTGACAGGATTCCTACTCCTAAACCTTGTCTGGACAAGTTCCATGTACTTAAACTCATTAAAGATCTTTGTCTTCCTCAGCTTCAGATGAAAAGTATCAGAGagttggagctgctggccgccGCGAATGAAAGGAACAGGAAGCACATGGCGGAAACTGGGTTGCCGAAGGCCTTGTTGATGTTTATATTAACATGTTTCAAGCAGGGACGGAGACTTGATGGTCTGCAAGAAGCACTCAGTATTCTCTGGTTGATTCGAATTCCTTGTGGCGAATCCAAGGCTTTTCTCGTCGGAAACGACCAAATCATCGACGCCTTGGCATGGCTTTTAGGGTGTAATTTTCATAATAACTTCACTGTTAAATCTCATGCAGCTTCGGTATTGAAGATGCTGTTTGAGGAAGCGAGCTCTAGCGTACTAGAAAGGCTAAAACCTGAATTTTTTGAGAGAGTTGTTGGCGTTATAAGAGACAAAATCACCCAACAAGGAATAAATTCTGCTTTAAAAGTGTTGTTAATTGCTTGTCCTTGGGGGAGAAATCGGATAATGATGGTTGAATCTGGAGCTGTTTTCGAGCTTATAGAGCTTGAATGGAGATCGCCGGAGAAGAAAACAACAGAGATGATATTGGGGATACTGTTTCATCTATGTTCTTGTGCTGATGGAAGAGCACAGTTCTTGAGTCACAGAGGTGGAATTGCAGTGGTTGCAAAGAGGATCTTAAACGTGTCTCCGGCGGCAGATGATCGGGCCGTTTTGATCCTTGCATTGATATGCAAATTCTCAGGAACAAGCGTGGTGCTTAATGAAATGTTGAATGTTAAAGCTGTTTCAAAGCTTTGTATGATGCTTCAAGCTGATTGTGCAGCttatttgaagcaaaaagccGGGGAAATTCTTAGATCACATTCCGATGAGTGGATGAATTCTCCTTGCATGGATAATGCTTCTCTCTTGACCAGGTAA